ACCGACAAATTGAGGGGAATAGCCGCGTGTCTCCGGGGCAGCAGTTGCCAGGCTACGCACCGGGCTTCGGGCGTCACTTATATCGACAGCTCTCCGGATACTATCTGGAAGTTTGTGACTATTCACGAACTGGGGCATTACTTTGGATTGTGCCACGTGGATGGTGTGGACAGAATTATGTATTCTCCGCGGCAAAACAGCTGGTTTACGTGGCGGACGATACCCAATCTGCTCTATTTCCAGAATGATCCTAAATTTACTTTATCAGAGGCGAAACAGACCTGGGATTACATTGTAGAGCATTTTCCAGCCACCTGCCTGGCGGGAGAGTGATGCAGGCGTGGCCAGCGGGTTTTCAGGCATCATAATTTTACTTCAACTGATGCATGCAGGTGAGCTGATCACGTTCGTTCCTGATTAATACCAGTAAGTAATATGTTCGTTAAAAATGCATTGACTATGGGGCTCGTATTGGTAACTGGCCTGCTCTATTCAAATTTCACAGTTGAAACCCATCCTTCAAATGTTAGTGTGACGGGTATCAAATCAAAAAACGGGCAGATTTTGCTTGCAGTTTTCCGCGACGAAAAGAGCTTCCGGGAAGAAAAGCCGAGTGCCAAACACCGGTTTCCCAAAACGGCACTCAGCCACGGCGCCTTAAATATTTCGGTAGACCTTCCGCAGGGTGTATACGGTCTCGCGCTGGTTGATGATGAAAATGGCAATGGCAAGCTGGACAAAAATCTGATCGGGATCCCAAAAGAGGGGGTTGCGTTTTCCAACTTTTATCTGTCCGGAATGAGCAAGCCAAAGTTCAGTGACTTCAAGGTTGAGCAACAATCACCCTCAGGCCACATAGAATGCAGGATGCGGTATTTCTGAGTCGGTGCGTTATTTTTGGCAGCCGCAAAATGGTTTTCGATACATTTCAATATAAGTTACCAGAGCTCAACCTCCGTGATGGCAAGTGATTTACCGTCACCTGCGTTTTTTGTTGATTCTATCCTGACAAACCGCCTGGAAACAGGTTTTGTGAAATCGGCTTTTCTGGTTTCAGGATCACCAAACTCAAACTTTACTACCTCTTCCCGGCGTTTGCCCTCGCTGCTCACTTTCACGATGCCTCCTTCCATCCGGGATGAGTCAGGGCAGCCTATACTTTTCGACTCACTGGCGCTGGATTCGATTGTTTAATCGCTTCGTGCAAACATAGTATCGGAAATAGTCAATCTGAAATCAGTACACTGGATTAATGCATCATAAGTTTGAATAATTTTTGTAAAAACTTTCAATCGGAGAAAAGTCGGTTGGTGACGGACAGGTGTTTTTCTTGCTCAAAAATTATGAAAACAGGCTCTATTATTTTGGCGATCACATGGATGATTGCTGTAAGTGCAAACCTCACCGCGCAGCCTGCGCCCAGGCACAATCTGGCATTCGACCAGCTGGCGACGCGCTGGGACGAGGCTATGCCGCTGGGGAATGGTATGATCGGTGCGCTGGTGTGGGGAAAAGGGGATCGCCTGCGGCTGTCGCTCGACCGCGCCGACCTGTGGGATGAAAGAAAAGCGCTGGACCTGACCAAGTTCGACTTCAAGTGGGTAGAGCAGCAG
This Dyadobacter sp. UC 10 DNA region includes the following protein-coding sequences:
- a CDS encoding DUF2141 domain-containing protein; this encodes MFVKNALTMGLVLVTGLLYSNFTVETHPSNVSVTGIKSKNGQILLAVFRDEKSFREEKPSAKHRFPKTALSHGALNISVDLPQGVYGLALVDDENGNGKLDKNLIGIPKEGVAFSNFYLSGMSKPKFSDFKVEQQSPSGHIECRMRYF